A section of the Solea solea chromosome 17, fSolSol10.1, whole genome shotgun sequence genome encodes:
- the LOC131443884 gene encoding ectonucleoside triphosphate diphosphohydrolase 5-like isoform X2, whose protein sequence is MKMKPTVPLLLLVLLTFTRLSRAQVRTSLLDLTNNIGGVLPSLSRPANHSRIFYAVMFDAGSTGTRIHVYTFIQSDSEKLPVLDNEMFHSIKPGLSAYADSPEMAGHTVRLLLKVAKRTVPRLEWKRTPVVLRATAGLRLLAAEKSQALLDQVQHVFDESPFLVPDNSVTIMNGTNEGILAWMSLNFLTGHLNAQTKKTVGILDLGGGSTQITFLPKLQKTIESVPVADYIVSFDIFNSTFQLYTYSYLGNGLMAARLATLGALGAEGLEWRIFKSSCLPKKFRDEWSFGGLIYQVSGDPEGETGFKLCYQEVLKVVKDIIHQPYELQDSNVFYAFSYYFDRAVDAGLIGGDQGGRLEVRDFKKRAKEDD, encoded by the exons ATGAAGATGAAGCCCACTGTGCCACTTCTACTCTTGGTCCTCCTGACTTTCACGAGACTGAGCCGAGCCCAGGTCAGGACGTCTCTTCTGGACTTGACCAACAACATCGGCGGCGTCCTTCCCAGCCTCAGCCGGCCGGCGAACCACAGCCGCATCTTTTATGCTGTGATGTTTGATGCTGGTAGCACAGGAACACGTATCCATGTTTACACCTTCATCCAGAGTGACTCAG aGAAACTGCCTGTTTTGGACAATGAGATGTTCCACTCCATTAAGCCTGGTTTGTCAGCATATGCTGACTCCCCCGAAATG GCTGGACACACGGTGAGGTTGCTGTTGAAGGTGGCAAAGAGGACTGTGCCTCGCCTGGAGTGGAAGAGAACTCCTGTGGTCCTCAGAGCCACCGCTGGACTCCGGCTGCTGGCGGCAGAGAAATCTCAGGCTCTTCTGGACCAG gttCAACATGTGTTTGATGAGTCTCCCTTTTTGGTCCCAGACAACAGCGTGACTATAATGAATGGCACTAATGAAG GAATCCTGGCTTGGATGTCTTTGAATTTTCTGACTG GTCACTTGAACGCACAAACCAAGAAAACGGTGGGAATATTGGATCTGGGAGGTGGATCTACACAGATCACTTTCCTGCCAAAACTACAG AAAACAATTGAAAGTGTTCCCGTCGCTGATTACATCGTCAGCTTTGACATCTTCAACTCAACGTTTCAGTTGTACACTTACAG TTACCTAGGAAATGGACTGATGGCAGCTCGTCTGGCTACTCTGGGTGCTCTGGGTGCTGAAG GGTTGGAGTGGCGCATTTTCAAAAGTTCCTGTCTGCCAAAGAAGTTCAGGGATGAATGGAGCTTTGGAGGTCTGATCTATCAAGTGAGCGGTGACCCTGAGG GTGAGACAGGATTCAAGCTTTGTTATCAAGAAGTACTTAAGGTGGTGAAGGACATTATTCATCAGCCGTATGAGCTGCAAGACAGCAACGTTTTCTATGCATTCTCCTATTACTTTGACAGAGCTGTGGATGCAGGCCTTATcg GTGGGGACCAAGGAGGGAGGCTGGAGGTCAGAGACTTCAAGAAGAGGGCTAAAGAAG ATGACTGA
- the aldh6a1 gene encoding methylmalonate-semialdehyde dehydrogenase [acylating], mitochondrial: protein MAAVLLRSALSRKAPVQLGRMCYSSSSVPTTKLFIDGKFVESNTSEWLDIHNPATNEVVGRVPKATQEEMLAAVDSCSRAFKSWSDTSILTRQQVFLRYQQLIKDNIKELAKMITLEQGKTLADAEGDVYRGLQVVEHACSITSLMLGETLPSITKDMDTYTHRLPLGVCAGIAPFNFPAMIPLWMFPIGLVCGNTYLMKPSERVPGCTMLLAKMIQDAGAPDGTLNIIHGQHAAVNFICDHPAIKAISFVGSNQAGEYIYERGSKNGKRVQSNMGAKNHGVVMPDANKENTINQLVGAAFGAAGQRCMALSTAIFVGESRKWLPELVERSRSLRVNAGDQPGADVGPLISPEARNKVESLIQSGVDEGANLLLDGRNVKVKGYEKGNFVGPTILSDVMPNMKCYTEEIFGPVLVVLEADTLDDAVSLINNNPYGNGTAIFTTNGATARKFTHDVDVGQIGVNVPIPVPLPMFSFTGSRGSFRGDTNFYGKQGIQFYTQIKTVTSQWKAEDATVTSPAVTMPTMGR from the exons CCCACCACCAAGCTGTTCATCGATGGCAAATTTGTCGAGTCCAACACGTCGGAATGGCTTGACATTCACAACCCT GCCACGAATGAGGTGGTGGGACGTGTACCCAAAGCCACACAGGAGGAGATGCTGGCTGCTGTGGACTCTTGCTCCAGAGCTTTCAAGTCCTGGTCAGACACTTCCATCCTCACCAGGCAGCAGGTCTTCCTGCGCTACCAGCAGCTCATCAAGGACAACATT AAAGAACTGGCTAAAATGATCACACTGGAGCAGGGCAAAACTCTGGCTGATGCAGAAGGCGATGTATATAGAGGATTGC AGGTGGTGGAGCATGCCTGCAGCATTACGTCTCTCATGTTGGGGGAAACTTTGCCCTCCATCACAAAGGATATGGACACGTACACCCACCGCCTGCCCCTCGGGGTGTGTGCCGGCATTGCCCCCTTTAACTTCCCGGCCATGATTCCTCTGTGGATGTTCCCTATTGGCTTGGTGTGTGGCAACACTTACCTGATGAAGCCGTCCGAGCGTGTCCCAGGATGCACCATGCTCTTGGCCAAAATGATTCAGGATGCCGGGGCACCAGATGGTACACTCAACATCATCCACGGCCAGCATGCAG cgGTGAACTTCATCTGTGACCATCCTGCCATCAAAGCCATCAGCTTTGTGGGATCCAACCAGGCTGGAGAGTACATCTACGAGCGCGGCTCCAAGAACGGCAAGAGAGTGCAGTCCAACATG GGTGCCAAGAACCATGGAGTGGTGATGCCTGATGccaacaaagaaaacaccatCAACCAGCTGGTGGGCGCTGCCTTTGGAGCAGCTGGCCAGCGCTGCATGGCTCTCTCCACCGCCATTTTCGTAGGGGAGTCTCGTAAATGGCTCCCAGAGCTGGTGGAGCGCTCCAGATCATTACGTGTAAATGCAG GTGATCAGCCCGGAGCAGATGTGGGTCCTCTGATCTCCCCCGAAGCCAGGAACAAGGTGGAGTCTTTGATCCAGAGTGGCGTGGACGAGGGCGCCAATCTGCTGCTGGATGGTAGAAATGTCAAGGTCAAAGGATATGAAAAAGGAAACTTTGTGGGACCGACCATCCTGAGCGATGTTATG CCAAACATGAAGTGTTACACAGAGGAGATCTTTGGACCGGTGCTGGTTGTTCTGGAGGCCGATACTCTGGATGACGCCGTCTCTTTAATCAACAACAACCCCTACGGCAACGGCACCGCCATCTTCACCACCAATGGAGCCACAGCGCGCAAATTCACACATGACGTGGACGTTGGCCAG ATTGGCGTGAACGTGCCCATCCCCGTCCCCCTCCCCATGTTTTCCTTCACTGGCTCCAGAGGTTCATTCAGAGGAGACACCAACTTCTATGGCAAGCAG GGAATCCAGTTCTATACTCAGATCAAGACTGTGACATCTCAGTGGAAGGCTGAGGACGCGACTGTGACGAGCCCAGCTGTTACCATGCCAACAATGGGACGCTAA
- the LOC131443884 gene encoding ectonucleoside triphosphate diphosphohydrolase 5-like isoform X1: MKMKPTVPLLLLVLLTFTRLSRAQVRTSLLDLTNNIGGVLPSLSRPANHSRIFYAVMFDAGSTGTRIHVYTFIQSDSEKLPVLDNEMFHSIKPGLSAYADSPEMAGHTVRLLLKVAKRTVPRLEWKRTPVVLRATAGLRLLAAEKSQALLDQVQHVFDESPFLVPDNSVTIMNGTNEGILAWMSLNFLTGHLNAQTKKTVGILDLGGGSTQITFLPKLQKTIESVPVADYIVSFDIFNSTFQLYTYSYLGNGLMAARLATLGALGAEGLEWRIFKSSCLPKKFRDEWSFGGLIYQVSGDPEGETGFKLCYQEVLKVVKDIIHQPYELQDSNVFYAFSYYFDRAVDAGLIGGDQGGRLEVRDFKKRAKEVCNKMTKYPPISPFLCMDMAYITCLLKDGFGFKENTVLQLSKKVNNVEASWALGAMFDHFYNLKIH; encoded by the exons ATGAAGATGAAGCCCACTGTGCCACTTCTACTCTTGGTCCTCCTGACTTTCACGAGACTGAGCCGAGCCCAGGTCAGGACGTCTCTTCTGGACTTGACCAACAACATCGGCGGCGTCCTTCCCAGCCTCAGCCGGCCGGCGAACCACAGCCGCATCTTTTATGCTGTGATGTTTGATGCTGGTAGCACAGGAACACGTATCCATGTTTACACCTTCATCCAGAGTGACTCAG aGAAACTGCCTGTTTTGGACAATGAGATGTTCCACTCCATTAAGCCTGGTTTGTCAGCATATGCTGACTCCCCCGAAATG GCTGGACACACGGTGAGGTTGCTGTTGAAGGTGGCAAAGAGGACTGTGCCTCGCCTGGAGTGGAAGAGAACTCCTGTGGTCCTCAGAGCCACCGCTGGACTCCGGCTGCTGGCGGCAGAGAAATCTCAGGCTCTTCTGGACCAG gttCAACATGTGTTTGATGAGTCTCCCTTTTTGGTCCCAGACAACAGCGTGACTATAATGAATGGCACTAATGAAG GAATCCTGGCTTGGATGTCTTTGAATTTTCTGACTG GTCACTTGAACGCACAAACCAAGAAAACGGTGGGAATATTGGATCTGGGAGGTGGATCTACACAGATCACTTTCCTGCCAAAACTACAG AAAACAATTGAAAGTGTTCCCGTCGCTGATTACATCGTCAGCTTTGACATCTTCAACTCAACGTTTCAGTTGTACACTTACAG TTACCTAGGAAATGGACTGATGGCAGCTCGTCTGGCTACTCTGGGTGCTCTGGGTGCTGAAG GGTTGGAGTGGCGCATTTTCAAAAGTTCCTGTCTGCCAAAGAAGTTCAGGGATGAATGGAGCTTTGGAGGTCTGATCTATCAAGTGAGCGGTGACCCTGAGG GTGAGACAGGATTCAAGCTTTGTTATCAAGAAGTACTTAAGGTGGTGAAGGACATTATTCATCAGCCGTATGAGCTGCAAGACAGCAACGTTTTCTATGCATTCTCCTATTACTTTGACAGAGCTGTGGATGCAGGCCTTATcg GTGGGGACCAAGGAGGGAGGCTGGAGGTCAGAGACTTCAAGAAGAGGGCTAAAGAAG TGTGCAATAAGATGACCAAGTATCCTCCCATAAGCCCCTTCCTGTGTATGGACATGGCCTACATCACTTGTCTGCTCAAGGATGGATTTGGCTTTAAGGAGAACACAGTGCTGCAG